The following DNA comes from Erigeron canadensis isolate Cc75 chromosome 3, C_canadensis_v1, whole genome shotgun sequence.
GGGTATCTCATTACCCAAAAGCGTACTATTACCAAGATTTTCAAGGTTggggggtgggggtgggggggtgggggtgggggcTGAAAGAACCAAACTCAACTTATAAATCTCGACAAATACATTTACCAAAACTCTTTGTAAAAGACAAAGTATAAAAATTAGAAACTTTGGCATGACCTTTTCATAAAATCGGCATCATAAACCTGTTACAGATAATGAGTtttcaaaaaacatataatcataaGCATTACATTACTTATTACAAAATGACCcattataaataactaaaaatttcTTGACTCCAACACTTTACATAGAAATAACTTTAACAATATGACATATCACGAGTCAAGATCAAGAGGGCCACTACGGGGTGTAGCCACAATACCATTTTACCGCGAATATGATATGCTTCAAGCTTTACAATTCaacttcaatctttatattGCTTGGATTTGTTTTCCATATCCGGGATAACCTATagaaagggtaaacaactaaaaagtaagcaaagcttagtgaataatcttgcatacgtttatacacaCGAAGGAGAGCAATGCACAAAGGTCTATTGCACATAGACTATGGCACCGTTGTGCCATATTTATAATACTCACCTTTGTACcaacgcattacatggatccatataagcaaatgattacaatctcaataaacaatatcaatgctccacatgagctatGTCCCACATGGACTATGACCACTACTTAGGCCCGTAATCAAAGACAGCCACTACTTAGGctcaacgccaaatcaattaccacacacggaatctaccatcatatggtaattgacccaggacatatataaaagtatgcaagaaaactcacctcctccgcaacaaccAAAATCATAACTCAAGATGACTGCAAGAACACAAAATATGTATGCTTCAACCTAACAACAAATCATAAACGCATATtggatcatcaatcacatactaggcCGTCAagccataatcactagcatttcaacacccaacccatcatttacaatcttatattaatcttgggttggtTCACATAACATATATCTCTTAATCATTATCATAATGCCAAACTCACTTTTATCACAAAATCCCCATTTTTATATTTGACTAGGTTGCCTTCAAATGagcataactcaagttctattaactctttttacttgattccagtggccaaatttatATGACACATAAAcctacatttttatatttagtgaCCAATATATGAATTgtctttcaaagatgacttctggtcgttttaaaaaccaacactgctgttgttttcattaaaaaatagttttggccttactgacttcaaatgaccgtaacttgagttctacaccatattttgacctcattTCAGTGGCCACTTCTACGTAACacatttaggtacattttatCTTCAGTCACCAACACAATATTTGATCCGTATAAGTGTGATATACTCGTTTTAAAAACTGACACATAATCGTTTTTgttgaaaattcaaaatgacCACACTtacttcaaaaattcatatctcgAGTTCTACTCCACATTTTAaactcattccagtggccacttcaACTTAACACATATACCTAGCTTTTCGTTTTAGGAATCAAAAagtgatttattttttaaagaggAGTTTTACACGTTACAATGTCAAAAACAGATTCTGATTTTCACTGTAAAACTAGATTTGACCAGCTGTAAGTTTTAGCATATTTAACttacttaaaagttaaactaGGATCTAAAACCAATTGCATATGAAACTTGACTCGCATACCTTTCAAACGACAGGTTACATGACTCCTACGAATTTACGGATTGAAAGTTATAAGCACTTTAAAATGACACATTTTTCATTAAAGTTGTTGATCAAATTTCGAGTTTGCACAAAAACACTCTTAAATCAACTCAAACAAGTTTATGACACTTCCATTTGAtaatattaacttaatatacATATTAGGGGCTGTTTTCAACATGATCTTAACATCAATTAGTATAGTAATGTTATACCAAACTCATCTCAATTCAATCACTAACCAAATTCCTATCACATACATGTAAATGAATATtggtttcttcttgaaaatacacatacatacttttatatatcaCTACTAACTATGTATTATAAGATTCCAAGATTATTATTCAACTTTTAAACTAGGTTCATAATACATTTCATAAATCCCCAATTCATCCATTATAACAACCCTAATTTCAAGATTGATAAATAAAGATGATATACCTTTAATTAGTGATGTTGTACAACTAATCAATCAAACATGCAAGCATAAAATCAGCCCTCcattattttcttcaaattttcatCCATAGATGAAACCCCAACATAAGAACACTTATAGGAAGATGGAGTTTGTTTGCAATttgatttatcttcaaattttaGTAGATTTTTTGCACTTTAATGATAATTTTCGGTTTTGGGGATTTTAGGGATGAACACACacaagaatttttttaaaaagatagaaaaatGATGGATTTTTGGTTCTTGATTTTTGTTGTTATAAACGAAAATTCACAACTACCCCCTCAAGTTTGACTCATTTGTCATATTTAATTCAATTAGTTATTTAGTCATTCACCTAAtacctttatcttttaaaataacttcaattagacttaaaaagttaaaagtaaataaaaccaTTAGAAGtataataaaagtatatttaGAATTTAGGGATGTTACAAGGGcaaggagagagagagagagagagagagagagagagagagagagagagattttaTATTCACACACATGATTTTCAAGGCGAGATTATGAAGGGGAAACTTAgaatcatttttgtttttcttaaaagaaaaaagtgtaTTATTTATGATCATATCAaaacaatttatgttttttttatcaaagtAATTTTACTAAAACATACTATATGtagtttatataataataatatataccccctatttaaaaaatagatattatgttgaaatttacATGAGGGAATTGTTAgaaataattttcattaaaataatacaCCCTAAATACAATAATCCCCAccttaaatgaaataaatacacTATCAGTCcctcaaattttaaaataactatacaaattattatattaattacatttaaatcAATAGCATACACTCGCCACCACTATCGGTCGCCGTCGCAACTTGTCGCCGCCGTATTGCGCAGACACCATGCTAGTAGTTATATGGATCTACAAAGTTTTAATTAGATTTAATAACTTTTATGTAGAAATCATTTTCTCAACTATGTGTCCTATGAATTAAAGTCAACATAATATTCTCACCGTGTTGATAGTGATCGTGAGTAGTGACGGCAATCAAATTATTCTTAGCCTTTTTTTTCTTAGCGGATGCCCATTCATCCAAATTGTCAATTGTGTACGCTTTCTTCGTTAAGTTCTAAGCCAAACGCGTAATTTCCTACTTATAAATGTATATTAAACCTCCTCCAAATCATGTAATTAGTTAACCCTTCCTATAtccaattttttaaatattattattattgtatgtaTTCAATGATACTTTGTTGATGTATCAATGTAGGTTGGCGTACAACGTAATATCCATATAGGTTGTAACGTTAaccaattgatcatagatcaaCTGGTAGCACCACGATGTGAACATATGAGTCCACATATAAAGACAATAAGTCACATGTTGAAATCTTGTTAAagataagttaaaaaaattatatcttacGATTGTTGTGTGAGAATGGCGAGTTATCAGAATATTAGGCATGAGTTCTATTCGTTGTGCGTTTTGGATACCAAAACGGTACATGAGACTATAGGGTTTCCACTCATTTACCTTCTTTTGTTAAGTTGTGATGTTAGCAAAATGTCATTTATCTACACATATAAAAACATGATAGACTTTCGGTTAATTTTGAATACATGCTCACATACTTATTTGTAAATGAAAAATGGATAATAAAATGGAGGCGGTTAAGTAGAAATTAAGGTTTCCCAAAACCTTTTAAATTGGTTAAAATAAAAgcatctatattttttttagaaaaaatgatACAAACATGGAGAGGTTGGAATTTTGTACTATGTCTAATTTCTTTTTTAGAGGGTGTTTGAGATTGCGTTTAAAGTGATTAtcgtgtttgtatgaaaaagtgattactGGCTATGAAAATGCAGTTTTAAAGAATCATGTACctacatgttttttcaaaacgtGGTTTTgcaaacgcataatctattttaaaaacgcatattttgttttgtaatctcATTACCTAACCCCCTTAATCAAATCTACCGACTTGGATACGATGTTAGCTTGTTACTTCAGTAAACACTAAAAACAGCCTGCGCCGCAATGTTAAAAATACGACTTGTCACATAAACTCAACAGTAGGAAAAAATAAGGTATCAGAATCACGCCATGTGGTAATGTGTTTTCATGTGATTGGCTTTCTTTAAAGCCAAGAAAAAAATACACCGTCCATCCTGTCAAtctcccatcttttgccacgtgTAAATCAGAACACACCATTTCTCAGTTCTCACATATATTACACCCACACCACCCACACACTTTTACATTTCAAATTAATCCATCGCTTTTATATCATCAGAATATctctcaaaaatcaaaatgaacTACAAAAAAGGTCCGATCATAGGCCGTGGCTCGACCGCGACTGTCTTGAGGGCCACCACCGTGACCGGGGGCCTAGTTGCGGTCAAGTCCACCGAGCTTTCTAGCTCACACTTCTTACAAAAAGAGCAACAACTTCTATCAAAATTAAGTTCACCACATGTAATAAAATACATCGGGTCTGATATCGATTATACAATCGATAACAACCCGATGTATAACTTGGTAATGGAGTATGCAAATGGTGGGAGCCTTTTAGATGTGATCAAAAGTGGAGGAGGATGTGTTGATGAGTGTTTGATAAAATCTTATACTTATCAAATACTACTTGGTTTGGATTATATTCATTCCAATAATTTAGTACATTGTGACATTAAATGTTCCAATATTTTGGTTTGTGACAAGAATGTTGTCAAAATTGGTGATTTTGGTTGTGCCAAATATGTTGGAGAACACACATCCTCTGTATTTTCGGGTACTCCGGTTTTTATGGCTCCTGAAGTGGCACGAGGAGAAGAGCAAATGTTTGGGGCTGATGTTTGGGCAGTTGGGTGTGCGGTTGTTGAAATGGCAACGGGTCGTAACCCGTGGCCCGAGTTAAATAACCCGGTTTCTGCTCTGTATAGAATCGGGTATTCGGATGATATACCTTTTTTCCCAATGTGGTTATCGTTTGAATGTCAAGATTTCTTGAAGAAATGTTTGCAAAGAAAAGTTGAAGAAAGATGGACTGTGAAAGAGCTTTTGGAACACCCTTTTGTTAGCTCTAAATCTTGTTTTGAAAAGATTGAAAATTTTTCGAAAAATAATTCTCCAGTTAGTAACTTGGATCAAGGATTTTGGGATTCTTTGGAAGAGACGGATTCTTCACCAGAAAGTGTCTCGGGCCAGTCTCCCATGGAGAGAATAAGACAATTGGTAGAAACAAGTCCATCTTGTTTGCCAAATTGGGTTGAAGAAAATGATTGGATCGCGGTTAGAATAAGTCATATCGACGAAATCGCAAAGATTTCGGAGCATGATTTATATACGGATGTAGACGTGGAAGATAATGAGGATATCGATTTAAGTCATACATACTCGATTTCGGGTTTAGAAATTGATGTATTAGAAGAGATGTCAAACTCCTTTATGGTTATGGTAGGATCTGATGTAGATGAAACTAGTAGTGCAATTGTAGTTGCTCCAAGCTTTCTTGATTGTAAGAACATGATTAATGATAATCGTTTGCAAATTGATTCAATTCTAAGATGCTTTTACATTGTTTATTtaggtagtttttttttttttttttttacattgttTATTTAGGTAGTTActcctttaaaaaaaacctatgTGATTTGGTCTTAATTGTTTGAATACCCGAAGGCCACGAGTTCAAATCCTACAAGCCAAAAAAACTATATGCGACGATTTCGGTCTTCGGACTACTGGCAAAGCAGGTAGTCATCCTGGAATTAGTTGGTTAGCAAACCGGGTCTAactcaaaaaaacaaaaactatatgtTGTTGAGTCCAAAAGGCAAAAAGTGCAAAGGTAGTGTGTTCAAATCATTCCTTTTGAGGCCAATTGAAAAGTGCATGGTGTTCAAATTTGAACCATAACTAAAGTCAACAAAACTTAAACTTGTTTAAATGTAATAAAGATATGCCCACTTGTGTATCTACGTACTGGTTTGGAATATGCTTTCATCCTTCTGGATTTCGACTTTGGTAGTTGATGTCTAGTGGATAGTCATAAAGCCTACAAGAATTTCCCCTTTTTTGTAGCCTT
Coding sequences within:
- the LOC122590849 gene encoding mitogen-activated protein kinase kinase kinase 18-like, with amino-acid sequence MNYKKGPIIGRGSTATVLRATTVTGGLVAVKSTELSSSHFLQKEQQLLSKLSSPHVIKYIGSDIDYTIDNNPMYNLVMEYANGGSLLDVIKSGGGCVDECLIKSYTYQILLGLDYIHSNNLVHCDIKCSNILVCDKNVVKIGDFGCAKYVGEHTSSVFSGTPVFMAPEVARGEEQMFGADVWAVGCAVVEMATGRNPWPELNNPVSALYRIGYSDDIPFFPMWLSFECQDFLKKCLQRKVEERWTVKELLEHPFVSSKSCFEKIENFSKNNSPVSNLDQGFWDSLEETDSSPESVSGQSPMERIRQLVETSPSCLPNWVEENDWIAVRISHIDEIAKISEHDLYTDVDVEDNEDIDLSHTYSISGLEIDVLEEMSNSFMVMVGSDVDETSSAIVVAPSFLDCKNMINDNRLQIDSILRCFYIVYLENKSHIGNDRTTHFVICSCSVVDKQVENLLKT